DNA from Nymphaea colorata isolate Beijing-Zhang1983 chromosome 4, ASM883128v2, whole genome shotgun sequence:
gTTTGAATGGAGAAATCCTCCGACCTCACAAAAAATACTGCTCGATACATTGGGCGATCGTGCACAaccatgcatatgcatatatacacacGCGCCCTCACTGGATGTCCGAAAAAAATCCatgttatatataaatatagttaTAATTATTATGTGTATATTAGTCGCATGATTCCTCTGTTCCCGACTTCTTTATAGCCGGAGAATCCATGTTATAAGTAGAGATCTAGGTTTTCAAAGATCAGTGTCAAAATATTCCCAGACCAGGATATCAGGACCTGTGACCTGGTTCAGGCACTGCTCACCAAGGGACGCCAGATGAGGcggaaatagaaaaaggaacCCGAACAAAAGTTATGTCGGTTATAGAAATAAATCTTAATGCCTAAGCATTGTCCGGTTTAGCTAGAAACTGCACAAATTATGTCAATAATCTTTAATACTTTTGAGTTGTCTGATAATTGCGTCATAATTCTCTGGCTACTTTCTTCTCTGTTGCTTGAACTTCTTCTACTCTGCAATTGGTTCGCAGGCCTTTTATCTTTTCTCCGCTGGTTCTCCCCTGAGATCGGTCATGTCTGCAACTCCAAGTTATGGCGGCAATCCAAACGGCCCATCAGGCGCACTACCTGGAAACGATCACAAGGCATCGCCATCATTCTTCTTTGCTCAAGATGCAGATTACTTGAGGCACTTCCTCTCATCAAAACGTCAATCCGTGCATGAAGAGCTGGACAAGGCCGTCTATTTAAGGGAACCCAAGATCATCCACGAAGCCATGAGGTATGCCCTTCTTACGGATGGTAAGTATTGCGCTCCCATCCTCTGTATTGCAGCCTGTGAACTTGTTGGTGGTACCCAGGAGACCGCCATGGCTTCTGCCTGCGCCCTCGAGATGATACACGCTGCGTCCATCATTCAGGATGATTGTATGGATGATGGTGAAGTCCGAAGAGGGAGACCAGCAATCCATAAGGTCTACGGAGAAGCAATGGCGATTCTAGCAGCTGATGCACTCATAGCTCTTGCTTTCGAACATATTGCTTCTGCCAGCAGAGGCGTTCATCCGGCAACCGTTGTCAGAGTAATTGCCGAGCTCGCCAAAGCAAGTGGTTCGGAAGGAATGGCTGCCGGCCAGGTGGTCCACTTGGCTACGACAGGACAGTCTGACATTAGTCTTGATCAGCTGGAGTTCATCCATAATCATAAGACCGGTGCTCTGTTGGAGGCATCCGTGAAAATAGGAGCCATCATAGGAGGTGGCTCAGATGAAGCGATCAGAACACTTCAAAAATATGCGCGGTGTGTCGGCCTCTTGAATCAGATTGTTGATGACATACTTGATGCAACAGAGTCATCTGAAGAACTGGGGAAGATGGCTGGAAAAGACGCTGCCGATGGTAAGATCAGGTTTCCGGACGTGATGGGGTTGCAGAGGTGTAGGCAGTTTGCTGAGGAACTGAACCAAGGAGCCAAACAGCACCTGTTGGGATTCCACGCAGATAATGTGAGGCCTTTATTGTGCTTCTCAGACTATATTGCCTTCAGGCAACGTTAGTTTCCCTTTGTTAACGTGATGTTACTGATGTATACCTGCATTTTACCATGTTAACagacttttgtttcatttcttgAATGAGAAACACAGGCATAAATTATCAGGAAGATGGTTTGCAGCTGTTTGAGATCGGGTACAATGAGAGCTTGTTGTGTCTACAGAAAACTTAGACGTACCATGTCGGACTCAAGTGTATATTGTTATCGGTGTTCGTCCGATTCAATCTTTTCTGCATCCGACCCCAatttagaaaatgatttttgtatGAACCAGGTCCAACTATGTTGCATGTTGGCTAATTTTTTCGCAGTTTTTGCTTGAACAATATATAATTTGGGTTACACCAAATGATGTGCTTTTCACGTGTTTAACCCGAGACAGATAAAAAGCTAGTATTTTGCTTATGATTTTTGGTCTAACTGACTGAGTTGAGTCCAAATACTGAGCTCTTCTCATGTTTGATTTCTATCATGAAAGTAGAGGAGGAATCTCTGCTCAATATGACAAATAGAAATATGCTGTTAATTATGTTCGACATGACTGTCTGTTAGTACCTGTAATTGGTTCAGAAATTTGATTTGGCTTCTTGAGCGCTGGCTGAATCCCTGAAGGTTCCTCCTCCCTTGCTAGTTCAATTCGATTGATCTAAATGTTGATCTTGCTAGTTCAATTCGATTGATCTAAATGACTCCGTTTCACTGGGCCACGCAGAAAACAATTCTCCCATCAGACAAAGAAATGCCAGGCAAGAATCCTGCAGGCTAATGTGGTGAAGTGTTCCTTGTGCGTAGAGCCTTAGTCCTTCTCCATTGATAAGTTCCTCTACCATGTCAGCTGATTGTCTGCATTGTCGTGAAACGATGAACATCTTATGTTATTCCATTCAAATGAATCTGTAAGCATTTTTCATCAAGTCTGTTCAACTTTCTCATCTAATCTCATGATTATCGGTGTCATAGTTGTGGATGTAGAAAACCTGAACAGTGCTGGTGCATCTAGCTATGGAGTCACTGTTGGAGTGTGCCAAGTTAGATCTGCCATTTTCATGTACGTTAAGTTAGCCTGTTCTCTGTCTGAGGTAGCCAGATTGAGCTAAAAGGCAAACCAAATCGCCATTGGTTCAACTTGAATTGCCTTGAAATGAGCCAAACTCATTGACTTAGTTTCTTTGAGTTTTTTCTTGTAACAACTTTGAAGAGAAAACCAGGTCTGAACACTATAAGCAGCAATGTTGAAATTCCTTCGCGCACACCTCCTTGGCCCCAATTTCTGCACCTATTTTGTGCTGGCGTGCACCTAAACTACAGCGCACACGTATCAAGATTCAAGCTGAAGTATTCACACCATACTGTCCAAACCAATATCATAAACATCCGGATCGGCGCCTTATACGGGACAATGTGATTCAGCCTGTATCGtggatttttaaattattttttacattaactcatttttttgaaatatcatatTATTAATATGACTGCCGCTACAGGCCATATATCTGCcctttttttctggaaaaaatgTGTGAATGGGATGATATGAATCAATACACGATGATATGGCAAGATTAGAGCAGACAGTTTGAATTCCCCTTAGAAGAATCTGCAACCTCTAAACCTTCCTACCAACCTAGCTCTTACTTGCTACACGTCTCAAAATTAAGAACCAAAgatcagtggcagagccaattttttttttcttaggggCTGAACTATCTTTTCCAAAACTTCTCTGAGGGCCAAATGACAATTTTCAAAGCTTTTCCATGGGCAAACTAATAACTTTAAAAGTTATGACaagtattttcttgtttcttttttttcaaaatctcagGGTAGGCTATTGCCCTTGCAACCCCTGCGGCCGCCCCTGAAAAgaatttgcttttttcttttctttttatctgcATTGaatttaatgaaaatgatctttatCTATGAAGTGCTCAAcgtatatatatagatgtatatataaataatatatatacacccgTACCTCATatccacaatttttaaaattaatgtgtTTCATAACTGCTTCTTTGTATCGTACCCATACCAGCATCTGTGtaactttgtttcttttcctcattGCTGTCCAAAGGAAGTGCATTTTCTTCACGTCTCGCATAAAGCATTTATGCAGAACCAAGTTTTCAGAAAACCAAGTTTGAAACAGGTTGGCATCCAATCAGCGCCAATAGTTGCGGACTTCCACGCTGAATTGATTGGACgttgctctttttctttttcaaagttaGAAGCATCACATGACTAATGGATTCTCCGTATCGTTCCAATTCGATAAACCTGGTTTGAACAGGTAGGCATCCATCCAAGAGCTCCTGAAAAGATAATCCATGCTGAATTGATTGCAGCTtgctcctttcttttctttttctttcaagttagagtctttctttttctattaagtTAGAATCATCATGTGATTCATTACTTCACGGCAATTATTTGTTTTTGATATACTTAGGTATCATTATGCCAGCTTGTGGGCTGGATGTGCTGCAACTGTTAAGATTTGTACTGAAGCAAATTCTTGTCTGTTTGCTCCTACTATTTGCAAACAAAATCTGAATTTTCAAAGTGGtattataaaaattttctagTGGGTGTATGTTTTAAATAAGATTCATGATTTTGATGTTCACATTTGTTTATAAAATTGTAAAGCTTGATGAAGGGAAAAGTATAAATAGATCTACCATATCTGAAGCATGTCTTTTAGTGAATATAAGatacaattttaatttttaaaaaatttactgtatttttttcaaGCACGCCATATTATACACAAGAAAAACATCACCaattaaaatgcaaaaactaTATTTATGACTAATACAACAATGTCGCCACAGCAATTGAATTTGTATTTCTATGCATGAGAGAACAAGTAGAGGTGAAGCACCAAAAAATTGCAGATCTAATTGGAAAAGGTGAGGTATTCTGCTTTTAGTGTGTTAGACCAGGAGACGCTTAGGAGGAGTGGATGCAGGTGTTGGCAATTGCTCACACAGACCcacaaaaaattcttatttttatactGACACATCAAAgcatttttctcctttacatGTTGGTGccacataaaaattttaaatttattactaATGCCCCTTAGtcagaaatttctaactccacctGTCACTTAGTTGCTTATGTGCAgactaaaaaataagagaatgACTGAGCAAAAGAGCTAAGTACCCAGCACCTATACATTTGTAATCATCTTGATCTCCATGCCAATTGCAATCCAAATATGCAACAAACAAaaagccatatatatatatatatatatatatatatatatatatatatctcgaCCAGAGTTGGTTCATAATTTGGCACATTTTATTCATAGCAAAAGACTATGAGGTTATGAGTCCAGCTGAGTTGCGGTGAGATGTTGCCATACCTTCAAATTTAATAACTGTCAGTTACTACAATAACATCCACATTGgcccatagtcacaaaaaatgcattttttttcaaaaaaacatgaaaaaacgtgataaaaatagctgtttaaaactttcaaaaaacacTATGTAAAAAAACGTTAAcatgaaaagaatgagaaagaaatgcattttttcgtgttttacccttttccattttattcatctttcatgttttttaatatcaaatcggttttttattttattttctagtttttatttgttgctaattgacttttcttttgtgttatcagtttctcatttattttatttttttctcatttttaatttttttttttatttttgaaaatttaccatatttttttgttttttttaagcttGCTATATTATACCCAATAAAAACCTTGCCGTTTGAAACATGAGTAAGTTTATGTACAAATCATCAAGGCACCTGCTTTAAACCATAGAAACTTGTGAATCAAGATGGTTTTGGAAACATTACATGGATCCAAAGAAACCCTTGAAGATTGAAAATGCAAATCCCTTCAATCAGATATGTTGAATGTCTCAAAGTAGTGATGCTTCCTAGTTTTAAAGGCTACCATTTGCCTTTTTATTAATCTTATAAACCTAGTTAGAGCAAAAAAATAGGAGAGGATGGTGTAAACCTCTTGCAAAGGAGAGCATTGAGCTTGCCTTCTATAACTGTATGCCAATAATTGTCCCGAGGTGCGTCTCTAGTTTGAAACCCATGGAAGGCTACGCTCCTGTATTGTAAGGAGGATGGATCCTACGTACAAATTGAAGCATACAGAGACCGCAACACCTAAGCGGATCACCCAAAACTTTATGCAAATAATTAAGGAGTATTTTTTGGCTTGGCGAAAACAAGAATGCTCTACATATGAGGCAATTAAGTTTTGTATGCAATATAGGTCTTAGAGATTGGGAATGGGAATAAGAATGGATCTATCAACAGTAAGGTAGTATATATTGAATATGTTAAATGACCCATAAGAAGGGATAAAtattagagatgtcaatatatccgatttggatcaaatatacattattctaaaaaaatcatatatgcaaaaaaaataaagaattaatatccgattaataAATCATTTCAgatttaaatttaagaaatgacattcgattgGATTCAAGTTCAGATTaagatatacatgaatatccaatcggattcatatcagatttagttttaaataaatataacatATCCACTGctcttaaagtttgaaaatcaaaccaaattcggttcaaaattcagattcagatatcaatGTAAAAAACAGATTCAAactgtaaaatcagattttgaatttagaattagatatgattttttatttgtttcaaatctgaatatatgaatatccgaaaaacgAATAGGGTATATCCATTCCAATACGATAAATCCTATATAGGGAAAAAGTGGGTTGGTGGAAAGggacaaaaatagaaaaaaatgaaagaggaaatgaaaagtaCGACGGTAGAAAGGGAATAAAGTGGAAAGATATTGGCTTTCATAATAAATGGTTTCAAAAACGGAAGAAGCTCGACCAGTACTTGACAAAAATATTTGCAATGAGATCAGTTGGACATCACCATACTTAGCTTTCTTGCTTGCAATTCCTCTTTGGCATATTTGGGTTTGTTTTTATTCTAGTTTGTCACATTCACATTGATGTCGGTGATTTTTACAAAGTTATTTACAAACCATGTCCGAATATTTCTCATAAATAAATTTCATACgcaaaaaacatttgaaattaCGTATATACATTTACTTCATGGGAACCGATTAGGCGGTGCTTGTGGCTAGTTTTGCTCTGGTGTTGGCCAGAAATTCATTAGTTGCATTTCGTGGGAAACAATTTGCCCTTACATGGGAGGATAGTAGatgcaagaaaaggaaaacttacTTGTATCTAATATTTATactgaaagaaaacaaaaaaatggcgAATTTATAATATTATTCGCAGCTTCTTCTTATGAAAAAAGTCTTCGATTATGTTAAACAATGGATGTTCTTAACTTTTTGAAAACTAATTATTTGCTTTGCATGCAACATTTGGAAATAAATATCAACTCAAATtactcgagtttgagctcgagtcgagctccataGAACAGGCTCGAGCTTAACTCTAGTATACAGTGCcgggctcgagctcgactagcttaactcatttatgttaatcTGTTTCGTTTCTTTTGATTCATTTAACTGGTCGACTCGTTTAGcttgttaactcgtttaactaattcaactacgATGAATCGTTTTACGTAATCGAGATTCATTTAACTGGTCGACTCGTTTAGcttgttaactcgtttaactaattcGAATCGTTTTAAGTAATCCAGCCAAGCTGAGTTTAAACGAGTCCAGcaacctttatatatatatatatatataatgagtgcGAGTCTAATGTACTTATGTGAGCAGGGGGCAAGGGTGCCTTTTGCCGACAAAAGTTGATCAGTCATCTCAATAATCAGTGCCATCACAGTGACCATTGCCatcattcttttatatatattgcTGGGAGCCTAAAGCTAGTAGCACATTGGATGATGGGGTTAGGTATGAGCTGAGCTCATTGGATGCACCAATTATTGGAACACACTTCATTGTGTCCCCATCAAATTTTGCAACATGAGAAGAACCCTTTTAGGGAATCCTCTCAAATCTGTAATTCTTATTACACGTCTCATATTATGCAGTAGTTTGTCTTACCTGTGCCCCCAATTGCTAGACAATTGCAGTTTTCTCTGAGACTGATGCAGAAAGATTACTAAATACTGTAGTctttagtttatatttttctttacgACCACGTTGTTTGTAGTTCCACTTAAGAGCAGAACGCAGGTTTAGTGGAAGCCGCAAATTTTTCATGTCTCTGCATGGAGAACAGGCAGTTTTCTACTCTGTGTGCCTCCATGTATAGTGACCGCTTTTGAAACCATTTCTTAGCTCGGTTTGTGGTTTTGTAGAATGGAGAAGTGTATGTGGAAAGAGCCAAAGAAGCAGAGGGGTGGGCTCAGGCTTTCCTTTGCTTCATATTTACAGGAGGAGAGCTGCTTTGTATAGCTATTGCTCCTCTGTGGACGCTGCATCTCTCTGTTAGCTTAAGTGCCTCCTAATTCAGATATGTTCCTTAGGAACATTGTTGTAAGAATGTCTTCTGTGGATTGAattgattcagttgaatttaTTCATTGTGAATCAgctaaaaatatttaaaatgttttataaaaaacGAATGAAAATGCCTagaaataattgaaaataaaatgttttaaagaGTAACTAAAGTCGACTTGACTTAGCCGCAAAACCAAATAAGCTTGCCAACTATTCTGTTCGGATCGGCCTGCTCAGGCAGAGTCGGATAATATTTGAGTCTTTGGACAGACCTTTGTCGAGAATTAGGAAAGCTGTTCAGTGTTCAGTTTCCTAGATTCTCATTGTTTTACTGCAAGCACATTGCCCCTCTTTGTTCTACCTGAAGGATTTAAAAATTATGCTCTAACTCGTTTACGCCTGGgtattatatataaaacaagaagATACTAGACTTTATTAGAATTGTCTATGATATTGATTTTAAGAAGATCATACAATGAAGATTAACCAAAAAAGTAGAAATCTAATTGTATTTTCAAAAAGATTGAAATACCTCTCAAATAAGGTGAGAAATCTCAATTAAGGAAACCCATTTAGGACATTTGAGTCTCTTGAAAATATAACtggattttttcaaatttttgcaacTTAATTTCTATAGTTAGATTTCCTTAAAATCAATGACACAGACACTTCTTATCAAATCTGGCATACGAGGATTGTGTACCTGCCTGTTTTACTTTGCATATATAAGTGAATCGCATCTTCCACTTTATGACACtttattcatatgaaaatgATATGGAATTGTAATATTCACTTTCTCTGCTCATAAAACAAATCATTTCcatcacattttcttttccaataaaCATGACACACCAAGTTCGGAATCTTTAAGATGCAGTGATCGATTGGTCATCACGTCCTGTACGTGAATCAAATAGGAGTCAATGACCTAACTTTCAGGCATCTTTAGGTGAACGAAATTAATTAGAGATGAAACGAACAGGAGAAATGATTTGTGCCAGAAAGGCGATAGGGGGACTAATCCAAATGGTGAGAGTGCTCGTGCCCGTCTCTCCTCCTGTCCTCGGAGCCACTATAAAAAAGGCGCATCTGGATGCCCTGTAATCCTGGCCATGGTGGTGGCGGGGACGCAGATTGCCCAAGTTGTTTCCAAGGCAGCCTCAAGGTAAAGTAGAAACACCAAAGAAGCGCTACCCACATCATTTTCTGCTTCAATCTCACCAAAATTTCTGTGTTTGTTTCAAAATGCGTAGGTGCCTCACATTTCTTGATAGAGTTCATCTTATATCTGAATCTTAAAGCAGGAAACGAGAGAAGCGGAGAGAGCTAGAGGTGCAGAGATGAGTTTTTCATGGAGTATCGGCGTTTTGGGAGCGCCGCCAGCTATGTCTTCCTCTTACCCTTCTCATCCAACTTCGTTATTTGGAagtaatttttctttaaaaccaGAGTTGCGTCTCGGCCACAACCTTGAGAAGCAGTCCATCCCCATTTCTTCTTTACCTGTAAAGACCACGCTCATCACTTCTTCTCAGTTCCCATGGCCTATACCCAAGGCCTCTCTCTCAACCACTCACCTTACGGATGAGGTTGAGTCCAAAGACAAAGGCGTCGAGATCCCACAATTCGACTTCGGTAAGTATACGATGGCGAAGGCAAGCTCCGTTAACGAAGCGCTGGATAAGGCTGTCCCCATGAGGGAGCCGCAGAAAATCCACGAAGCCATGAGGTACTCGCTGCTGGCTGGCGGGAAGCGCGTCCGGCCCATGCTTTGTATCGCCGCCTGTGAGCTTGTTGGTGGGAAGGAAGAGACGGCAATGCCGGCCGCATGCGCCGTGGAGATGATACACACCATGTCTCTCATCCATGACGATCTTCCTTGCATGGATAATGATGACCTTCGAAGGGGAATACCCACAAACCACAAGGTTTACGGCGAAGATGTAGCTGTCCTGGCTGGGGATGCCCTCCTTTCGTTTGCCTTCGAGCACGTCGCCTCTGCAACCCGCGATGTTTCCCCTGATAGGCTTGTCAGAGTGGTCGTTGAGCTAGCAAAGGCAATTGGGTCGGAAGGGCTCGTCGCCGGCCAGGTTGTCGATCTGCATTCGGCCGGATTAACAGATGTCGGCATGAAACACCTGGAATACATACATGTTCACAAGACGGCCGTTCTGTTGGAGGCAGCAGTTGTCATGGGAGCAATTGTAGGCGGAGGAACAGACGAAGAAATTGAGAAGTTGCGAAAATTTGCCCGGTGTATCGGCCTTCTGTTTCAAGTGGTAGATGATATCCTGGATGTAACAAAATCTTCAGAGGAGCTGGGAAAGACTGCTGGAAAAGATCTGCTTGCTGATAAGATTACTTATCCAAAACTGCTGGGACTTGAGAAGTCCAGGGAGTTTGCGGCACAGTTGAACATGGAAGCCCAGGAGCAGCTTTCAGGATTTGACATCAACAAGGCAATGCCCTTGATCAGTTTGGCAAACTATATTGCCTATCGCCAGAACTAGATTCTACAGtgctttagtttttttctaCATTTCGGAAAGACCAGTTTGTGtccccctttttttcctttcttagtTCTCAGCTGCCGAGTATGGTCGATTTTACGGCTTGCCTAGTTGGAAGAGCAGTACTGATATGCCTGCTGCCTTGATGACTTCCTCAAGTGAAGAGACATGCAAGTACCTTCATCCATGTAACGTAATAGAAAGACATGATAGCTGATGTAAGAATAATTTAGGAACAGGGGTAACAATTGCGGAGAAGAGCGATGGTGCAGGCAAATATTTTATTGGTTTTGCTATGTTGTATATGAATGTAATTTTACATCTATGAATATGCATAGAAGAATCCTGTCAGCACCTCTGAATTCGATTGAAATTTTACTGCTGTTTGCTCATGCGTCTTTCTCAGGCAAAAGGTAATCTTGTGAAATTTTCGAACATTCGGATATAAATGAAGTAGATATTGCAGAAGCCGTTTTGGAATACCAGTGAGCTGATGTAAACTCAGTGGCCTGTTATTAATTGAGATGTTTACAAAATCTGCCCATTTATGTTGCAGTGCTGCAATATAACCCCATATAACTTGATCCCAGAGCATTAAAAAATTGAGCAAGCGCCTCAATCAAAGGTGGGTATTCACAAAATTGAGCACAGTTGAATGATATGCATATATTTCATCAATAGTATCTAAGCCATACGGTTTCTATAAATATGTACATTGGCGATCTGTCCTTTGTGAAATATTTTGTCTTTGGTTGGATCTACATCATTAATCGCGTCTCCGTGAATATGTGCCATGGAGGCCCTTcttttttcaaagattttgCGTTCGTTTAACACTACAGTCTTGATCATATTTCCCAAGATATTGAGTGCCGTAGCTACTGCAGCGTATTGGCTTCCACCCGCTTATAGAATCCTCGGCCGACTTTGGAGGAGAATCTTCACTTTACCCACTCAAGGCCTGTCATGGTCCACTAAGCTGCCTTTCATATTAACTAACTTCTTGCAAAAGATTGCTTTAGTTTGACATGTAGACCGTCAACTTTTGTTGCCGAGCTACTAGGTCCAACATTTCATATATTTCCTTCGACTGAGGATGTGAGAAATCTCCAGCTACAAACTCATAAACGCCACTGCTAGTCTCTATAGAACTGCAACCAGGGTCTCTTTTAATTCCCTTTTCTTTCATCAACTTTCTCACAGCCGCAACAGCATGCCATCTACCGGATGTTGCATATATGTTGGACAAAAGAATATAATTCCCTCCATTTTGAGGCTCCATCTTCAGTAGACGATCCAGCACACGAGTTCCCAGCTCTGAATTGCCATGCATTCTACACGCAAAAAACAGGGAACCTAGCATCACTGCATCAGGCTCGTACGGCATGCTAAACACGAGCATCTCAGCTTCACCAAGAAGGCCAGCTCGTCCAAGAAGATCAACCATGCAACTATAATGCTCAATTTTGGGTGTGATTCCGTATTCATTTCTCATAGAGGTGAAATACTGCTGGCCCTGCGTAACAAGTCCTGCGTGAGAACATGCATTTAGGACTCCTAGAAAGGTAACTGCGTCTGGCTTGAGTTTTTCATTCAGCATACGGTCGAAGAACTCCAATGCATCTTGGCTTCGACCATTCAGTGCAAAGCCGACTATCATTGCTGTCCATGCCACAACATCCTTGTTTTTAATCAAATGGAAAACAGAAAGCCCCATATCTACGCTTCCACACTTGGCATACATGTCTATTAGTGCAGTACCTACATTGTTATTAATGGCAAGCTTCTGCTTCTCTATGTAATCATGAACCCATCTTCCAACATCAAGTGCACCGAGATTAGCACAAGCAGATAGCGCGCCGACTACTGCCACTTCACTTGGCATAACATCAGCAAGCTGCATTCTGCGGAAGAGAATCAAAGCATCATTGAACCTGCCAACCTGAGTATAGCCATTGATCAGACTACTCCATGTCACCGTATCTCTTTCAGGCATAGTATCAAACAATCTACGAGCCCCTTCCACATCGCCAAGATGA
Protein-coding regions in this window:
- the LOC116252889 gene encoding heterodimeric geranylgeranyl pyrophosphate synthase large subunit 1, chloroplastic-like isoform X2 — protein: MSATPSYGGNPNGPSGALPGNDHKASPSFFFAQDADYLRHFLSSKRQSVHEELDKAVYLREPKIIHEAMRYALLTDGKYCAPILCIAACELVGGTQETAMASACALEMIHAASIIQDDCMDDGEVRRGRPAIHKVYGEAMAILAADALIALAFEHIASASRGVHPATVVRVIAELAKASGSEGMAAGQVVHLATTGQSDISLDQLEFIHNHKTGALLEASVKIGAIIGGGSDEAIRTLQKYARCVGLLNQIVDDILDATESSEELGKMAGKDAADGKIRFPDVMGLQRCRQFAEELNQGAKQHLLGFHADNA
- the LOC116252889 gene encoding heterodimeric geranylgeranyl pyrophosphate synthase large subunit 1, chloroplastic-like isoform X1, coding for MSATPSYGGNPNGPSGALPGNDHKASPSFFFAQDADYLRHFLSSKRQSVHEELDKAVYLREPKIIHEAMRYALLTDGKYCAPILCIAACELVGGTQETAMASACALEMIHAASIIQDDCMDDGEVRRGRPAIHKVYGEAMAILAADALIALAFEHIASASRGVHPATVVRVIAELAKASGSEGMAAGQVVHLATTGQSDISLDQLEFIHNHKTGALLEASVKIGAIIGGGSDEAIRTLQKYARCVGLLNQIVDDILDATESSEELGKMAGKDAADGKIRFPDVMGLQRCRQFAEELNQGAKQHLLGFHADNVRPLLCFSDYIAFRQR
- the LOC116252888 gene encoding geranylgeranyl pyrophosphate synthase 7, chloroplastic-like isoform X1; translation: MPCNPGHGGGGDADCPSCFQGSLKQETREAERARGAEMSFSWSIGVLGAPPAMSSSYPSHPTSLFGSNFSLKPELRLGHNLEKQSIPISSLPVKTTLITSSQFPWPIPKASLSTTHLTDEVESKDKGVEIPQFDFGKYTMAKASSVNEALDKAVPMREPQKIHEAMRYSLLAGGKRVRPMLCIAACELVGGKEETAMPAACAVEMIHTMSLIHDDLPCMDNDDLRRGIPTNHKVYGEDVAVLAGDALLSFAFEHVASATRDVSPDRLVRVVVELAKAIGSEGLVAGQVVDLHSAGLTDVGMKHLEYIHVHKTAVLLEAAVVMGAIVGGGTDEEIEKLRKFARCIGLLFQVVDDILDVTKSSEELGKTAGKDLLADKITYPKLLGLEKSREFAAQLNMEAQEQLSGFDINKAMPLISLANYIAYRQN
- the LOC116252888 gene encoding geranylgeranyl pyrophosphate synthase 7, chloroplastic-like isoform X2, translating into MPCNPGHGGGGDADCPSCFQGSLKETREAERARGAEMSFSWSIGVLGAPPAMSSSYPSHPTSLFGSNFSLKPELRLGHNLEKQSIPISSLPVKTTLITSSQFPWPIPKASLSTTHLTDEVESKDKGVEIPQFDFGKYTMAKASSVNEALDKAVPMREPQKIHEAMRYSLLAGGKRVRPMLCIAACELVGGKEETAMPAACAVEMIHTMSLIHDDLPCMDNDDLRRGIPTNHKVYGEDVAVLAGDALLSFAFEHVASATRDVSPDRLVRVVVELAKAIGSEGLVAGQVVDLHSAGLTDVGMKHLEYIHVHKTAVLLEAAVVMGAIVGGGTDEEIEKLRKFARCIGLLFQVVDDILDVTKSSEELGKTAGKDLLADKITYPKLLGLEKSREFAAQLNMEAQEQLSGFDINKAMPLISLANYIAYRQN
- the LOC116252888 gene encoding geranylgeranyl pyrophosphate synthase 7, chloroplastic-like isoform X3 codes for the protein MSFSWSIGVLGAPPAMSSSYPSHPTSLFGSNFSLKPELRLGHNLEKQSIPISSLPVKTTLITSSQFPWPIPKASLSTTHLTDEVESKDKGVEIPQFDFGKYTMAKASSVNEALDKAVPMREPQKIHEAMRYSLLAGGKRVRPMLCIAACELVGGKEETAMPAACAVEMIHTMSLIHDDLPCMDNDDLRRGIPTNHKVYGEDVAVLAGDALLSFAFEHVASATRDVSPDRLVRVVVELAKAIGSEGLVAGQVVDLHSAGLTDVGMKHLEYIHVHKTAVLLEAAVVMGAIVGGGTDEEIEKLRKFARCIGLLFQVVDDILDVTKSSEELGKTAGKDLLADKITYPKLLGLEKSREFAAQLNMEAQEQLSGFDINKAMPLISLANYIAYRQN
- the LOC116252887 gene encoding pentatricopeptide repeat-containing protein At1g08070, chloroplastic-like, with amino-acid sequence MHAMSALIPVSRRRHSLSMAPSLSLKEAQKLHAHLLKVAMDQHPRAVSELVEFFALSPSGCFFQYACQLFGRITHPNLFIYNTMIRGAVTSGCHHEAIRMYRAMRDEGMVPNNFTFPFVLNACEHVSAIKQGEEVHGVILRCGFQSILSVMTTLLNMYSRCGQIGNAVKVFDEMPQRDVVSWNSMIAGYLRHGDIISAQNCFDRMGERSSVSWNSMVSGYANLGEIEKAEQLFETMPMRDVVSWNSMIGAYCHLGDVEGARRLFDTMPERDTVTWSSLINGYTQVGRFNDALILFRRMQLADVMPSEVAVVGALSACANLGALDVGRWVHDYIEKQKLAINNNVGTALIDMYAKCGSVDMGLSVFHLIKNKDVVAWTAMIVGFALNGRSQDALEFFDRMLNEKLKPDAVTFLGVLNACSHAGLVTQGQQYFTSMRNEYGITPKIEHYSCMVDLLGRAGLLGEAEMLVFSMPYEPDAVMLGSLFFACRMHGNSELGTRVLDRLLKMEPQNGGNYILLSNIYATSGRWHAVAAVRKLMKEKGIKRDPGCSSIETSSGVYEFVAGDFSHPQSKEIYEMLDLVARQQKLTVYMSN